From the genome of Streptomyces sp. NBC_00659, one region includes:
- a CDS encoding RNA ligase (ATP) produces MSTLRVTAEVLTVHEHPNADALELAQVGLYRAVVAKGAYRTGEWALYIPEQSVLPAPLIEELGLTGRLAGSSSDRVRAVRLRGELSQGIVCRPKALADVDLARAAEDGTDFAEFLGIVKWVPPIPPTMNGDVEAAPDLLPWVDIENIQRYPDIFTPGEPVVVTEKLHGSACLLTYLADEGRVHVSSKGFGSKSLALKEDPRNLYWRAVRGHGVAEAAAGIAERLGARRVGIFGEVYGAGVQDLSYGADGRRETIGYAVFDVSAEIDGEVRWLDAQELLAGELPLAPRLYEGPYDVERVLETASGRETVSGRGLHLREGVVIRPGAPAPGGPEGTFVAAERYSPVTGGRAIAKAVSPAYLTRKGGTEYE; encoded by the coding sequence ATGTCGACGCTGCGCGTCACCGCCGAAGTGCTGACCGTCCACGAGCATCCGAACGCCGACGCGCTCGAACTGGCCCAGGTGGGTCTGTACCGGGCCGTGGTCGCCAAGGGCGCGTACCGCACCGGCGAGTGGGCGCTCTACATCCCGGAGCAGTCGGTGCTGCCGGCCCCGCTGATCGAGGAGCTGGGGCTGACCGGACGTCTGGCGGGCAGCTCGTCGGACCGGGTCAGGGCGGTGCGGCTGCGCGGCGAGCTGTCGCAGGGGATCGTGTGCCGCCCGAAGGCGCTGGCGGACGTGGACCTGGCGCGGGCCGCCGAGGACGGCACGGACTTCGCGGAGTTCCTCGGCATCGTGAAATGGGTGCCTCCGATCCCGCCCACGATGAACGGCGATGTCGAGGCGGCGCCCGATCTGCTGCCCTGGGTCGACATCGAGAACATCCAGCGGTACCCGGACATCTTCACGCCGGGCGAGCCCGTCGTCGTGACGGAGAAGCTGCACGGCTCGGCCTGTCTGCTGACCTACCTCGCCGACGAGGGCCGCGTCCATGTGTCCTCGAAGGGCTTCGGCTCCAAGTCCCTGGCGCTGAAGGAGGATCCACGCAATCTGTACTGGCGCGCGGTGCGCGGGCACGGTGTCGCGGAGGCGGCCGCCGGGATCGCCGAACGGCTGGGCGCACGCCGTGTCGGCATCTTCGGCGAGGTGTACGGGGCCGGTGTGCAGGACCTGTCGTACGGCGCCGACGGCCGCCGCGAGACGATCGGTTACGCCGTGTTCGACGTGTCCGCGGAGATCGACGGCGAGGTCCGCTGGCTGGACGCGCAGGAGCTGCTGGCGGGCGAACTCCCCCTCGCACCAAGGCTGTACGAGGGGCCGTACGACGTCGAGCGCGTCCTGGAGACCGCCTCCGGCCGGGAGACCGTGTCCGGGCGCGGGCTGCATCTGCGCGAGGGGGTCGTGATCCGGCCCGGGGCTCCGGCTCCCGGCGGACCGGAGGGGACCTTCGTCGCCGCCGAGCGGTACAGCCCGGTGACGGGAGGACGGGCGATAGCGAAGGCGGTCAGCCCGGCCTATCTGACCCGCAAGGGCGGCACGGAGTACGAGTGA
- the soxR gene encoding redox-sensitive transcriptional activator SoxR: MPQIPETVHELTVGQLSARSGAAVSALHFYESKGLISSRRTTGNQRRYHRDALRRVAFVRAAQRVGIPLATIREALAELPEERTPTREDWARLSRAWRSELDERIKQLGRLRDHLTDCIGCGCLSLETCVLSNPDDVLGERRAGSRLMVERAGTQPAPAPRERGPAAACEPGPRREPAAGDCR; the protein is encoded by the coding sequence GTGCCCCAGATCCCCGAGACGGTCCACGAGCTGACCGTCGGACAGTTGTCGGCCCGCAGCGGCGCGGCCGTCTCCGCCCTGCACTTCTACGAGTCCAAGGGCTTGATCAGCAGCCGCCGCACCACGGGCAACCAGCGCCGCTACCACCGTGACGCGCTGCGCCGGGTCGCCTTCGTCCGGGCCGCCCAGCGCGTCGGCATCCCGCTGGCCACCATCCGCGAGGCGCTCGCCGAGCTCCCCGAGGAGCGCACCCCGACGCGGGAGGACTGGGCCCGGCTGTCCCGGGCCTGGCGCTCCGAACTGGACGAGCGCATCAAACAGCTCGGCCGGCTGCGCGACCACCTCACGGACTGCATCGGCTGCGGCTGCCTCTCCCTGGAGACCTGTGTGCTCTCCAACCCCGACGACGTCCTCGGCGAGCGCCGGGCCGGCTCCCGCCTCATGGTGGAGCGGGCCGGAACGCAGCCGGCGCCGGCTCCCCGGGAGCGTGGGCCGGCGGCCGCGTGCGAACCCGGGCCGCGCCGGGAACCGGCGGCGGGGGACTGCCGCTGA
- a CDS encoding MaoC family dehydratase → MAEPRTFATVDELRGAVGEQLGHTDWVEIEQKRIDLFAEATGDHQWIHVDPEKAATGPFGTTIAHGYLTLSLLPLFGPQLISVEGVKMGVNYGTNKVRFPAPVPVGSRLRATGTITAVDDVPGGVQVSLAFTVEREGGDKPVCVAESVSRYYL, encoded by the coding sequence ATGGCAGAGCCGAGGACGTTCGCGACGGTCGACGAACTGCGGGGCGCCGTGGGCGAGCAGCTGGGACACACGGACTGGGTCGAGATCGAGCAGAAGCGCATCGACCTCTTCGCGGAGGCCACCGGCGACCACCAGTGGATCCACGTCGACCCCGAGAAGGCCGCGACGGGTCCGTTCGGCACCACGATCGCCCACGGCTATCTCACCCTGTCGCTGCTGCCGCTCTTCGGCCCGCAGCTGATCAGCGTCGAAGGCGTGAAGATGGGCGTCAACTACGGGACGAACAAGGTCCGTTTCCCCGCCCCCGTTCCGGTCGGCTCGCGGCTGCGTGCCACCGGGACGATCACCGCGGTGGACGACGTGCCCGGTGGCGTGCAGGTCTCCCTGGCCTTCACCGTGGAGCGCGAGGGCGGCGACAAGCCGGTCTGCGTCGCGGAGTCGGTCTCTCGTTACTACCTCTGA
- a CDS encoding TetR/AcrR family transcriptional regulator, producing the protein MSAAQETTGGEMQPWSEVTPDAARRLLVAAVEAFAERGYHATTTRDIAGRAGMSPAALYIHYKTKEELLHRISRIGHDKALDIVRTAAEAEGTAAERLSDAVRSFVRWHAGQHTTARVVQYELEALGPDARAEIIALRRQVDAEVRGIIQDGVATGEFDVPDVPGTTVAVLSLCIDVARWFNVEGPRTPDEVGALYADLVRRMVGFKE; encoded by the coding sequence ATGAGTGCGGCGCAGGAGACGACCGGCGGCGAGATGCAGCCGTGGTCCGAGGTGACCCCTGACGCGGCGCGGCGGCTGCTCGTGGCCGCGGTGGAGGCCTTCGCCGAGCGCGGGTACCACGCGACGACGACCCGGGACATCGCGGGCCGCGCGGGCATGAGCCCGGCCGCGCTGTACATCCACTACAAGACCAAGGAAGAGCTGCTCCACCGGATCAGCCGGATCGGCCACGACAAGGCGCTCGACATCGTGCGCACCGCCGCCGAGGCCGAGGGCACGGCGGCCGAACGGCTCTCCGACGCCGTGCGCTCCTTCGTACGGTGGCACGCGGGCCAGCACACCACGGCCCGCGTCGTCCAGTACGAGCTGGAGGCCCTCGGCCCCGACGCCCGCGCGGAGATCATCGCGCTGCGCCGGCAGGTCGACGCGGAGGTCCGCGGCATCATCCAGGACGGTGTCGCGACCGGCGAGTTCGACGTCCCGGACGTCCCCGGCACCACCGTCGCCGTACTGTCCCTGTGCATCGACGTGGCCCGCTGGTTCAACGTCGAGGGCCCCCGCACGCCCGACGAGGTCGGCGCGCTCTACGCCGACCTGGTCCGGCGGATGGTGGGATTCAAGGAGTAG
- a CDS encoding YiaA/YiaB family inner membrane protein, with protein sequence MTETPVKQQNTAAFYGQAVASFSVAMAATALGIFKLQADAWVRGFLAIAVLYLVTSSFTLAKVIRDRQDGGRPGTRVYDPFEKL encoded by the coding sequence ATGACCGAGACACCCGTCAAACAGCAGAACACGGCCGCCTTCTACGGACAGGCCGTGGCCTCCTTCTCCGTCGCGATGGCCGCCACCGCGCTCGGCATCTTCAAGCTCCAGGCCGACGCGTGGGTACGGGGCTTCCTGGCCATCGCCGTCCTCTATCTGGTGACGTCCTCCTTCACGCTCGCCAAGGTGATCCGCGACCGCCAGGACGGGGGCCGTCCCGGCACCCGGGTGTACGACCCGTTCGAGAAGCTCTGA
- a CDS encoding acyl-CoA dehydrogenase family protein, translating into MNLGLSDEQTAVRQLAKDFVHREITPHVVAWDRAEDVDRSIVKKLGEVGFLGLTIDEEYGGSGGDHLAYCLVTEELGRGDSSVRGIVSVSLGLVAKSIAAWGSEEQKRRWLPGLTSGEYVGCFGLTEPGTGSDAGQLSTRAVRDGDDYVINGSKMFITNGTWADVVLLFARSTDGPGHKGVSAFLVPTDTPGLTRRTIHGKLGLRGQATAELAFEDVRVPASAMLAPEGKGFTVAMSALAKGRMSVAAGCVGIAQAALEAAVTYATEREQFGKTIAHHQLVQELISDIAVDVDAARLLTWRVADLVDRGLPFATESSKAKLFASEAAVRAANNALQVYGGYGYIDEYPVGKLLRDARVMTLYEGTSQIQKLVIGRALTGVSAF; encoded by the coding sequence ATGAACCTTGGGCTCAGCGATGAGCAGACCGCCGTCCGGCAGCTCGCCAAGGACTTCGTGCACCGCGAGATCACCCCGCACGTCGTCGCGTGGGACCGCGCGGAGGACGTGGACCGGTCCATCGTGAAGAAGCTCGGCGAGGTCGGCTTCCTCGGCCTCACCATCGACGAGGAGTACGGCGGCAGCGGCGGCGACCACCTCGCGTACTGTCTGGTCACCGAGGAACTCGGGCGCGGTGACTCCTCCGTGCGCGGGATCGTCTCCGTCTCGCTCGGGCTTGTCGCCAAGTCGATCGCCGCCTGGGGGAGCGAGGAGCAGAAGCGGCGCTGGCTGCCGGGGCTGACCTCCGGCGAGTACGTCGGCTGCTTCGGGCTCACCGAGCCGGGCACCGGCTCCGACGCGGGCCAGTTGTCGACGCGGGCCGTGCGCGACGGTGACGACTATGTGATCAACGGCAGCAAGATGTTCATCACGAACGGCACCTGGGCCGATGTCGTGCTGCTCTTCGCCCGTTCCACCGACGGCCCGGGCCACAAGGGCGTCTCCGCCTTCCTGGTGCCCACCGACACCCCCGGTCTGACCCGCCGCACCATCCACGGCAAGCTCGGGCTGCGCGGCCAGGCCACCGCCGAACTCGCCTTCGAGGACGTACGCGTGCCGGCGAGCGCCATGCTGGCCCCCGAGGGCAAGGGCTTCACGGTGGCCATGTCGGCACTCGCGAAGGGCCGGATGTCGGTGGCCGCGGGCTGCGTCGGCATCGCCCAGGCCGCCCTGGAAGCGGCGGTGACGTACGCGACCGAGCGGGAGCAGTTCGGCAAGACGATCGCCCACCACCAGCTCGTCCAGGAACTGATCAGCGACATCGCCGTCGACGTGGACGCGGCGCGGCTGCTGACCTGGCGGGTCGCCGACCTCGTCGACCGCGGACTGCCGTTCGCGACCGAGTCCTCCAAGGCCAAGCTCTTCGCCTCCGAGGCCGCCGTGCGCGCGGCGAACAACGCCCTCCAGGTCTACGGCGGCTACGGCTACATCGACGAGTACCCGGTCGGCAAACTCCTGCGCGACGCCCGGGTGATGACCCTCTACGAAGGCACCAGCCAGATACAGAAACTGGTCATCGGGCGCGCCCTGACGGGTGTCTCGGCGTTCTGA
- a CDS encoding TetR/AcrR family transcriptional regulator yields MARPRKPLLSTDRIVEAARSLVDAEGLAAVSTRRLAAELGVSGPSLYNHFRTKDQILEAVADSVSAQVELSMFQDGRDWRTALHDWAVSYRAALRDHPNIVPVLARGPGRRPAGLRLADAVFGAMVEAGWPPAQATSIGALMRYFIMGSALGSFAGGFVDDESAYDPDDYPHLGQAHLLAEQQEKIDERAFETGLGALLDGLAVQYARLVREG; encoded by the coding sequence ATGGCCCGACCGCGCAAGCCCCTCCTCAGCACCGACCGCATCGTCGAGGCGGCACGGTCGCTGGTGGACGCCGAGGGTCTGGCGGCCGTCTCGACCCGCCGGCTCGCGGCGGAACTCGGGGTGAGCGGGCCCTCCCTCTACAACCACTTCCGCACCAAGGACCAGATCCTGGAGGCGGTCGCGGACTCGGTGAGCGCCCAGGTCGAGCTGTCGATGTTCCAGGACGGCCGCGACTGGCGGACCGCGCTGCACGACTGGGCCGTCTCCTACCGCGCCGCCCTGCGCGACCACCCGAACATCGTCCCGGTCCTCGCGCGCGGACCGGGCCGCAGGCCGGCCGGGCTCCGGCTCGCCGACGCCGTCTTCGGCGCCATGGTCGAGGCGGGCTGGCCGCCGGCCCAGGCCACCTCGATCGGGGCGCTGATGCGGTACTTCATCATGGGGTCCGCGCTGGGTTCCTTCGCCGGCGGCTTCGTGGACGACGAGAGCGCCTACGACCCGGACGACTATCCGCACCTGGGGCAGGCGCACCTCCTCGCCGAACAGCAGGAGAAGATCGACGAGCGGGCCTTCGAGACGGGACTCGGCGCGCTGCTGGACGGCCTCGCCGTGCAGTACGCGAGGCTGGTCCGGGAGGGCTGA
- a CDS encoding DMT family transporter — protein MMNTFPVAPPGRRAQLLAAGAAAVTVGLWASAFVSIRSAGAAYSPGALALGRLLAGALVLGAVCVARGEGLPPRGAWRGIAISGVLWFGFYMVALNWGEQQVDAGTAALVVNIGPILIALLGARLLGDAMPPRLLAGMAVSFAGAVAVGLSMSGGGGSSVLGVVLCLLAAVAYAGGVVAQKPALGRASVLQVTTFGCLVGAVMCLPFAGQLVHDAADAPVSATLNMVYLGVFPTALAFTTWAYALARTSASRMGATTYAVPALVVLMSWLFLDEVPGLLTLAGGVLCLAGVAVSRSRPRRGQASAEPPVPGAAAGPAAVPDAAPAPAPTAAPAPTTAPGTGNRTGQG, from the coding sequence ATGATGAACACCTTCCCTGTCGCACCGCCCGGTCGGCGTGCGCAGTTGCTCGCCGCCGGTGCGGCGGCCGTCACCGTCGGCCTGTGGGCCTCCGCGTTCGTCTCGATCCGCAGCGCGGGCGCCGCGTACTCGCCCGGCGCGCTGGCACTGGGGCGACTGCTCGCGGGAGCCCTCGTACTCGGAGCCGTGTGCGTGGCGCGCGGCGAGGGGCTGCCGCCGCGCGGCGCCTGGCGCGGGATCGCGATATCCGGGGTGCTGTGGTTCGGCTTCTACATGGTGGCTCTGAACTGGGGCGAGCAGCAGGTGGACGCCGGTACGGCGGCGCTGGTGGTGAACATCGGCCCGATCCTGATCGCCCTGCTCGGCGCGCGGCTGCTGGGGGACGCGATGCCGCCGCGACTGCTGGCCGGTATGGCGGTGTCGTTCGCGGGCGCGGTCGCGGTGGGGCTGTCGATGTCCGGTGGCGGTGGTTCCTCGGTGCTCGGTGTCGTGCTGTGCCTGCTCGCCGCCGTCGCGTACGCCGGCGGGGTCGTCGCGCAGAAGCCCGCGCTCGGGCGCGCGAGTGTGCTCCAGGTGACGACCTTCGGCTGTCTGGTCGGGGCCGTGATGTGTCTGCCGTTCGCGGGTCAGCTCGTCCACGACGCGGCCGACGCACCCGTCTCCGCGACCCTCAACATGGTGTACCTGGGCGTCTTCCCGACCGCGCTGGCTTTCACGACGTGGGCGTACGCCCTCGCCCGGACGAGCGCCAGCCGCATGGGCGCGACGACGTACGCGGTGCCCGCCCTCGTGGTGCTGATGTCCTGGCTGTTCCTCGACGAGGTCCCGGGGCTGCTGACGCTGGCGGGCGGGGTGCTGTGCCTGGCGGGTGTGGCGGTCTCGCGCTCCCGGCCGCGCCGGGGGCAGGCGTCGGCGGAGCCGCCCGTACCGGGTGCCGCCGCCGGACCGGCCGCCGTGCCCGATGCGGCACCCGCGCCGGCCCCGACGGCGGCTCCGGCGCCCACGACGGCCCCGGGGACGGGGAACCGGACCGGACAGGGCTGA
- a CDS encoding Zn-dependent alcohol dehydrogenase — translation MVRAAVLPAVGAPLEIAEIELPDPGPGRVRVRLAAAGVCHSDLSLSNGTMRVPVPAVLGHEGAGTVVAVGEGVTQVAPGSRVVLNWAPSCGSCHACSLGEVWLCADALTGAGTVYARRASDGSDLYPGLNVAAFAEETVVPVSCLLPVPDGIPLTDAALLGCAVLTGYGAVHNSAKVRPGETVAVFGAGGVGLAALQAARIAGASKIVAVDVSPEKESLAREAGATDYVVASDTTAREIRALTGKQGVDVAVECVGRAVTIRTAWESTRRGGRTTVVGIGGKDQQVTFNALEIFHWGRTLAGCVYGNSDPARDLPVLAEHVRAGRLDLGGLVTDHIALDGIPAAFDNMIAGKGGRALVVF, via the coding sequence GTGGTTCGCGCCGCCGTCCTTCCCGCCGTGGGTGCCCCGCTGGAGATCGCCGAGATCGAACTCCCCGACCCCGGGCCGGGCCGGGTCCGGGTGAGACTCGCCGCCGCCGGGGTCTGTCACTCCGATCTGTCCCTGTCCAACGGCACCATGCGGGTGCCGGTACCCGCCGTGCTCGGCCATGAGGGTGCCGGCACCGTCGTCGCCGTCGGCGAGGGTGTCACCCAGGTCGCCCCGGGCTCCCGTGTCGTCCTCAACTGGGCTCCATCCTGCGGGAGTTGTCACGCCTGCTCGCTGGGCGAGGTGTGGCTGTGCGCCGACGCGCTCACCGGCGCCGGCACCGTGTACGCCCGCCGCGCCTCCGACGGCAGCGATCTGTACCCCGGCCTGAACGTCGCCGCGTTCGCGGAGGAGACGGTCGTCCCGGTGTCCTGCCTCCTGCCCGTCCCCGACGGCATCCCGCTCACCGACGCCGCCCTGCTCGGCTGCGCGGTCCTCACCGGATACGGCGCCGTCCACAACTCGGCGAAGGTCCGGCCCGGCGAGACCGTCGCCGTGTTCGGGGCCGGCGGGGTCGGGCTCGCCGCCCTCCAGGCCGCCCGGATCGCGGGCGCCTCGAAGATCGTCGCGGTCGACGTCTCGCCCGAGAAGGAGTCACTCGCCCGTGAGGCGGGCGCCACCGACTACGTCGTCGCCTCCGACACCACCGCCCGCGAGATCCGCGCCCTCACCGGCAAGCAGGGCGTCGACGTCGCCGTCGAGTGCGTCGGCCGCGCCGTCACCATCCGGACCGCCTGGGAGTCGACCCGGCGCGGTGGCCGCACCACCGTCGTCGGCATCGGCGGCAAGGACCAGCAGGTCACCTTCAACGCCCTGGAGATCTTCCACTGGGGCAGGACCCTCGCCGGCTGCGTGTACGGCAACTCCGACCCGGCCCGCGATCTCCCGGTGCTCGCCGAGCACGTACGCGCGGGCCGTCTCGACCTCGGGGGCCTGGTCACCGACCACATCGCCCTGGACGGTATCCCCGCGGCCTTCGACAACATGATCGCGGGCAAGGGGGGCCGGGCCCTGGTGGTCTTCTAG
- a CDS encoding aldehyde dehydrogenase family protein — MKAHDGMYIDGAWRPAAGRDTIEVVNPVDEQVIGQVPAGTALDVDTAVRAARAAFPGWAATPPAERAARLSALRDVLAARKDEIAETVTAELGAPLAFSQAVHAGVPVLVAGSYAELAATYAFEEKVGNSTVYQEPVGVVGAITPWNYPLHQIVAKVAPALAAGCTVVLKPAEDTPLTAQLFAEAVAEAGVPAGVFNLVTGLGPVAGQALAEHPDVDLVSFTGSTAVGRRIGATAGAAVKRVALELGGKSANVILPSADLAKAVNVGVANVMSNSGQTCSAWTRMLVPAERYDEAVELAAAAAAKYGDRIGPVVNAKQRDRVRGYIEKGVAEGARLVAGGPESPREQGYFVSPTVFADVTERMTIAQEEIFGPVLSILRYEDTEDALRIANGTVYGLAGAVWAGEESEAVAFARRLDTGQVDINGGRFNPLAPFGGYKQSGVGRELGAHGLSEYLQTKSLQF, encoded by the coding sequence ATGAAGGCACATGACGGCATGTACATCGACGGGGCGTGGCGCCCCGCGGCCGGACGGGACACGATCGAGGTCGTGAACCCGGTCGACGAGCAGGTGATCGGCCAGGTCCCGGCGGGCACGGCCCTGGACGTCGACACCGCCGTGCGCGCCGCGCGTGCCGCGTTCCCCGGCTGGGCCGCCACCCCGCCCGCCGAACGCGCCGCCCGCCTGTCCGCCCTGAGGGACGTGCTGGCCGCCCGCAAGGACGAGATCGCCGAGACCGTCACCGCCGAGCTGGGAGCGCCGCTCGCGTTCTCCCAGGCGGTGCACGCGGGCGTCCCGGTGCTGGTCGCCGGCTCCTACGCCGAGCTCGCGGCGACGTACGCCTTCGAGGAGAAGGTCGGCAACTCGACCGTCTACCAGGAGCCCGTCGGCGTCGTCGGCGCGATCACGCCCTGGAATTACCCGCTGCACCAGATCGTCGCCAAGGTCGCCCCCGCGCTCGCCGCGGGCTGCACGGTGGTGCTGAAGCCCGCCGAGGACACCCCGCTCACCGCCCAGCTCTTCGCCGAAGCCGTGGCCGAGGCGGGCGTCCCGGCGGGTGTCTTCAACCTCGTCACCGGCCTCGGCCCGGTCGCCGGCCAGGCGCTCGCCGAGCACCCGGACGTCGACCTCGTCTCCTTCACCGGCTCCACGGCCGTCGGCCGGCGCATCGGCGCGACCGCGGGCGCCGCGGTCAAGCGCGTCGCCCTCGAACTCGGCGGCAAGTCCGCGAACGTCATCCTGCCGAGCGCCGACCTCGCCAAGGCCGTGAACGTCGGCGTCGCCAACGTGATGTCCAACTCCGGCCAGACGTGCAGCGCGTGGACCCGCATGCTGGTCCCCGCCGAGCGTTACGACGAGGCGGTCGAGCTGGCCGCGGCCGCCGCCGCGAAGTACGGCGACCGCATCGGCCCCGTCGTCAACGCCAAGCAGCGTGACCGGGTGCGCGGTTACATAGAGAAGGGCGTCGCCGAGGGCGCGCGGCTCGTCGCGGGCGGCCCCGAATCCCCCCGCGAACAGGGCTACTTCGTCAGCCCCACCGTCTTCGCCGACGTCACCGAGCGGATGACGATCGCCCAGGAGGAGATCTTCGGCCCCGTCCTGTCGATCCTGCGTTACGAGGACACCGAGGACGCCCTGCGGATCGCCAACGGCACCGTCTACGGGCTCGCGGGCGCGGTGTGGGCGGGCGAGGAGTCCGAGGCGGTCGCCTTCGCGCGGCGGCTCGACACCGGCCAGGTCGACATCAACGGGGGACGCTTCAACCCCCTGGCCCCCTTCGGGGGTTACAAGCAGTCGGGCGTGGGGCGCGAACTCGGTGCCCACGGACTGTCCGAGTACCTCCAGACCAAGTCCCTCCAGTTCTAG